One stretch of Kogia breviceps isolate mKogBre1 chromosome 18, mKogBre1 haplotype 1, whole genome shotgun sequence DNA includes these proteins:
- the LOC131745271 gene encoding double homeobox protein A: MATKCRRRRTKFTEEQLKILIDAFNKKPYPGYAVKQRLALEVNTEESRIQIWFQNRRARHKFLKRHEKNLVLRQDQAYPEENIQGVRDRRCRTSYTSSQLQTLMNAFMENPYPGIDSREQLAEDIGVPESRVQIWFQNRRSRLRIQKKREADEASAQRQNQGRDL; the protein is encoded by the exons ATGGCAACAAAGTGTAGACGCAGGCGCACCAAATTCACAGAAGAGCAATTGAAAATCCTCATCGATGCATTCAACAAAAAACCTTACCCGGGTTATGCCGTCAAACAAAGACTTGCTTTGGAAGTCAACACTGAAGAGTCTCGGATCCAG ATATGGTTTCAGAATCGAAGAGCTAGGCACAAGTTCCTGAAAAGACATGAGAAGAACTTAGTCTTAAGACAAGACCAAGCTTACCCTGAAGAGAACATTCAAG GTGTGAGAGACAGACGATGTCGCACCAGCTACACCTCTTCCCAATTACAAACTCTCATGAATGCGTTCATGGAAAACCCTTATCCTGGGATTGATTCCAGAGAGCAACTTGCTGAAGATATTGGGGTTCCAGAGTCAAGAGTCCAG ATTTGGTTTCAAAACCGAAGATCGAGACTCCGtatccagaaaaaaagagaagccgACGAAGCTTCAGCCCAAAGACAAAACCAGGGACGAGATCTCTGA